From the Hymenobacter yonginensis genome, one window contains:
- a CDS encoding bestrophin-like domain, with the protein MRYSTFEVLWFVLAYPASLLLAVAVGYLFAEVYYRRRQRIWKPSGIESALITVFGLLLSFTLLSSNNSLKERTGLIHQTSDAIAELYRESQLLPAPERAAVQQFLLQLLQLELNEHRPRRPHDPAHIRRLERLDHQFWQQLSAAGRTSPARADRVRRLLPAFNKLDSNTFRLHYSYREGTPYSILSLLFVSSWAIGILVGFTNSAQETRHYFVPILFVVISVLTIQSIRDLDNPELGFIRPDYGNLQDLQRIISRSQPPALQP; encoded by the coding sequence ATGCGGTACAGTACGTTCGAGGTTTTGTGGTTTGTGCTGGCCTACCCGGCGTCGTTGCTGCTGGCCGTGGCGGTGGGCTACCTGTTTGCCGAGGTCTACTACCGCCGCCGCCAGCGCATCTGGAAGCCCTCGGGCATCGAAAGCGCGCTGATTACGGTGTTCGGCTTGCTGCTGTCGTTCACGCTGCTCTCGTCCAACAACTCGCTTAAGGAGCGCACTGGCCTCATTCACCAGACTTCGGATGCCATTGCCGAGCTCTACCGCGAAAGCCAACTGCTGCCGGCCCCAGAGCGCGCCGCCGTGCAGCAGTTCCTATTGCAGCTGCTGCAGCTGGAGCTCAACGAGCATCGCCCCCGCCGCCCCCACGACCCCGCCCACATCCGCCGCCTGGAGCGCCTCGACCACCAATTCTGGCAGCAGCTCAGTGCCGCCGGGCGCACCTCCCCGGCCCGCGCCGATAGGGTGCGGCGGCTGTTGCCGGCCTTCAACAAGCTCGATTCCAACACGTTTCGGCTGCACTATTCCTACCGGGAGGGCACGCCCTATTCCATTCTGTCGCTGCTGTTTGTCTCGTCGTGGGCCATTGGCATTCTGGTGGGCTTCACCAACAGCGCCCAGGAAACCCGCCACTACTTCGTGCCCATTCTGTTCGTGGTGATTTCTGTGCTGACCATTCAGTCGATTCGCGACCTGGACAACCCCGAGCTAGGCTTCATCCGGCCCGACTACGGCAACCTGCAGGATCTGCAGCGCATTATTTCCCGCAGCCAGCCGCCTGCGTTGCAGCCCTGA
- a CDS encoding DUF305 domain-containing protein → MKKSSFPLALLCASLLASCNPDAKTPTTADSAPAAHDMAGMDHSAMAHDTNSAASPQLTAMNEMMQQMHAVPMRGNTDYDFARHMLAHHKGAVVMADLELRDGKDATMRQLAEEIKAGQQQEITALEAAATRLADAPTNYNPKQATDPFASKMAASMSGMMRNMPQPVADPDMNFNMLMTVHHQSAVDMAQAEVAHGQDAQLKVLARQMIATQQKEIAAFKAWHNQNPEKM, encoded by the coding sequence ATGAAAAAGTCTTCTTTCCCCCTGGCCCTACTTTGCGCAAGCCTGCTGGCCAGCTGCAACCCCGACGCCAAGACTCCCACCACCGCCGATTCTGCTCCGGCCGCCCACGATATGGCCGGCATGGACCACTCGGCCATGGCCCACGACACCAACAGCGCCGCCTCACCGCAGCTCACGGCCATGAACGAGATGATGCAGCAGATGCACGCGGTGCCCATGCGCGGCAACACCGACTACGACTTCGCCCGCCACATGCTGGCGCACCACAAGGGCGCCGTGGTGATGGCCGACTTGGAGCTGCGCGACGGCAAAGACGCGACCATGCGGCAGCTGGCCGAAGAAATCAAGGCCGGCCAGCAGCAGGAAATTACGGCGCTGGAAGCTGCTGCCACCCGCCTCGCCGACGCCCCCACCAACTACAACCCAAAGCAGGCCACAGACCCATTCGCCAGCAAAATGGCGGCTTCCATGAGCGGCATGATGCGCAACATGCCCCAGCCGGTGGCCGACCCCGACATGAACTTCAACATGCTGATGACCGTGCATCACCAGAGTGCCGTGGACATGGCCCAGGCCGAGGTGGCCCACGGCCAGGACGCGCAGCTCAAGGTTCTGGCCCGGCAGATGATAGCCACCCAGCAAAAGGAAATTGCAGCGTTCAAAGCCTGGCACAATCAGAACCCTGAGAAGATGTAG
- a CDS encoding substrate-binding domain-containing protein: MRKAELFRELQLLLCLLAGALLAGCAEPAKTPAYRIGFSQCSTSGPWREAMLNGINRELSFHPEVQLRTTDAHDNSDLQQQQIRKLVQGGLDLLIVSPYEAGPVTPAVEEAYAQGIPVLLLDRRTASQRYTAYVGGDNLEVGQTAARYGARLLGRPQGEVVEILGTPGSSATSERHQGFAEGLKVFPGLRVVAQVNGNWQEKTLKPALLAALRAHPNVALIFAHNDAMGRGAYEVCQQLRLAGKVRIIGVDGLVGKGEGIDLVQRGILDASILYSPGGEDAMRTALKILNKQPYDKENTLGTIVIDSTNVLTLQQQTDKMASQQHDIERQQGLLQRLRATYASQQTILYGLLTTLLGALLLGALAWHSARKNRQINRQLALRNAENDKINQQLQQQNEEIRLQRNQLEALAEQSRADTEAKLRFFTNFSHELRTPLTLILGPVEELLTSTPDLTAAQHQDLALVRRNTQRLLQLVNQLLDFRKIEVGKMAVRATYGNLVAFVREIVDAFEKPARLRGVQLRFLAAEPELLAWFDGNILDKVFFNLLSNALKFTPEQGRITISLQASPDGQGLRVSIADTGRGISDQDQAHIFEWFYQGDQGAVAKGSGMGLALAQGLVRLHQGQLTFSSQAGQGSTFVVALPRELPEALCSTSEAPTASFLLDEPEAIAATFSPELEATTAAPADGGSETLVLVIEDNAEVNDFLARRLRTDFRVQSATDGHTGFRMATDLIPDLIVCDVMMPGLSGLEVVTQLRADWRTSHIPVVLLTARSAPEQQVEGVQAGADLYLTKPFNPTFLLESVRTLLANRARQREHFRRELSVDTATVATNPDQKFLADLTAIVEAHLTRTDLSVEDIARSLGISRMQLYRKVKAVLGTGVTDFIQNLRLTKARELLLDDALSIATVAYELGFSSPSYFSTSFKGRYQISPSEFRALHITPHH, translated from the coding sequence TTGAGAAAAGCAGAACTCTTTCGGGAGCTTCAACTGCTGCTGTGCCTGCTGGCCGGGGCGCTGCTGGCGGGCTGCGCGGAGCCGGCCAAAACGCCGGCCTACCGCATCGGCTTTTCGCAGTGCAGCACGTCGGGGCCATGGCGCGAGGCCATGCTCAACGGCATCAACCGGGAGCTGAGCTTCCACCCCGAAGTGCAGCTGCGCACTACCGACGCCCACGACAACAGCGACCTGCAGCAGCAGCAGATCCGCAAGCTGGTACAGGGCGGCCTCGATCTGCTGATTGTGTCGCCGTATGAAGCCGGCCCCGTAACGCCGGCCGTAGAGGAAGCCTACGCCCAGGGCATTCCGGTGCTGCTGCTTGACCGCCGCACCGCCTCACAGCGCTACACCGCCTACGTGGGCGGCGACAACCTGGAAGTAGGCCAGACGGCCGCCCGCTACGGCGCCCGCCTGCTGGGCCGGCCGCAGGGTGAAGTCGTTGAGATTCTGGGGACGCCCGGCTCCTCGGCCACTTCGGAACGCCACCAGGGCTTTGCCGAGGGCCTGAAAGTCTTTCCTGGGCTGCGGGTGGTGGCCCAGGTGAACGGCAACTGGCAGGAAAAGACCCTGAAGCCGGCGCTGCTGGCAGCGCTACGAGCCCACCCCAACGTGGCGCTGATTTTCGCCCACAACGACGCCATGGGCCGCGGGGCCTACGAAGTGTGCCAGCAGCTCAGGCTGGCTGGCAAGGTGCGCATCATTGGTGTGGATGGGCTGGTGGGCAAGGGTGAAGGCATTGACCTGGTGCAGCGCGGCATCCTTGATGCGAGCATCCTGTACTCCCCGGGCGGTGAAGACGCCATGCGCACGGCCCTGAAAATCCTCAACAAGCAGCCCTACGACAAGGAAAACACGCTCGGCACCATTGTCATCGACTCCACGAACGTGCTGACTTTGCAGCAGCAGACCGACAAGATGGCCAGCCAGCAGCACGACATCGAGCGGCAGCAGGGCCTGCTGCAACGCCTGCGCGCCACTTATGCCAGCCAGCAAACCATCCTCTACGGCCTTCTGACGACGCTGCTGGGAGCCTTATTACTGGGCGCGCTGGCCTGGCATTCGGCCCGCAAAAACCGGCAGATCAACCGGCAGCTGGCGCTGCGCAATGCCGAAAACGACAAAATCAACCAACAGCTGCAGCAGCAGAACGAGGAAATCCGGCTGCAGCGCAACCAGCTGGAGGCCCTGGCCGAGCAGTCGCGCGCCGACACCGAGGCCAAGCTGCGCTTCTTCACCAACTTCTCGCACGAGCTGCGCACCCCGCTCACCCTGATTCTGGGGCCCGTGGAAGAGCTGCTCACCAGCACGCCCGACCTCACCGCCGCCCAGCACCAGGACCTAGCCCTGGTGCGCCGCAACACCCAGCGGCTGCTGCAGCTCGTGAACCAGCTGCTGGATTTCCGCAAAATAGAGGTGGGAAAGATGGCCGTGCGCGCCACCTACGGCAACCTCGTGGCCTTTGTGCGCGAAATCGTGGATGCCTTCGAGAAGCCGGCCCGGTTGCGCGGCGTGCAGCTGCGATTTCTGGCCGCCGAGCCCGAGCTGCTGGCCTGGTTTGATGGCAACATCCTCGACAAGGTATTCTTCAACCTGCTCTCCAACGCCTTGAAGTTCACGCCCGAGCAGGGCCGCATCACCATCAGCCTGCAGGCCAGCCCCGACGGCCAGGGATTGCGCGTGAGCATCGCCGACACGGGCCGCGGCATCAGCGACCAGGACCAGGCCCACATTTTCGAGTGGTTTTACCAGGGCGACCAGGGCGCCGTGGCCAAGGGCTCGGGCATGGGGCTGGCGCTGGCCCAGGGCCTCGTGCGCCTGCACCAGGGCCAGCTCACGTTCAGTAGCCAGGCGGGCCAGGGCAGCACCTTTGTGGTGGCGCTGCCCCGCGAGCTGCCCGAAGCCTTGTGCTCTACCAGCGAGGCGCCCACCGCCAGCTTCCTGCTCGATGAGCCCGAGGCCATTGCCGCCACCTTCAGCCCCGAGCTGGAAGCCACCACGGCCGCCCCAGCCGACGGCGGCAGCGAGACACTGGTGTTGGTGATTGAAGACAACGCCGAAGTCAACGACTTTCTGGCGCGGCGGCTGCGCACCGATTTCCGGGTGCAAAGCGCCACCGACGGCCACACCGGCTTCCGCATGGCCACCGACCTGATTCCGGACCTGATTGTGTGCGACGTGATGATGCCCGGCCTGAGCGGCTTGGAAGTGGTGACCCAGCTGCGGGCCGACTGGCGCACCAGCCACATTCCGGTGGTGCTGCTCACGGCCCGCAGCGCCCCCGAGCAGCAGGTGGAAGGCGTGCAGGCCGGCGCCGACCTCTACCTCACCAAGCCCTTCAACCCCACCTTCCTGCTGGAAAGCGTGCGGACCCTGCTGGCCAACCGCGCCCGCCAGCGCGAGCATTTCCGGCGCGAGCTGTCCGTGGATACGGCCACGGTGGCCACCAACCCCGACCAGAAATTCCTGGCCGACCTTACGGCCATCGTGGAAGCGCACCTCACCCGCACCGACTTGAGCGTGGAAGACATTGCCCGCAGCCTGGGCATTTCGCGCATGCAGCTCTACCGCAAAGTGAAGGCCGTGCTGGGCACCGGCGTCACCGACTTCATCCAGAACCTGCGCCTCACCAAAGCTCGCGAGCTGCTGCTTGATGATGCCCTCAGCATCGCCACTGTGGCTTATGAGCTAGGCTTCTCTTCGCCCTCCTATTTCTCCACCAGCTTCAAGGGGCGCTACCAGATTTCGCCTTCCGAGTTTCGGGCTCTGCACATCACCCCGCACCACTGA
- a CDS encoding carbohydrate kinase family protein: MNPSVPIVCLGEFLWDMLPDGRQPGGAPFNVARHLRQLGQPVQLISRVGDDELGTDLLEQLAAQGLGQELIQRSQTHLTGVVKVTLRHGRTTYKVVEPVAWDYLQHTDELRDTVTGARMLVYGSVAARSLATRETLYRLLQVAPYKVFDVNLRAPHYTRSVVQYLLRQADLVKLNEPELTEIMGWLGQPATPATALPWLAAHFGLQAVCLTRGAAGAALWHGGHLVEQPGFAVAVQDTLGSSDAFLAALLADWPTASPAASLRRACAAAALVATHRGAAPLSETAILDLTG, encoded by the coding sequence ATGAACCCATCTGTTCCCATTGTCTGCCTCGGCGAGTTCCTTTGGGACATGCTGCCCGATGGCCGCCAGCCCGGCGGCGCGCCGTTCAACGTGGCGCGGCACCTGCGGCAGCTGGGGCAACCGGTGCAGCTCATCAGCCGCGTCGGCGACGACGAGCTGGGCACGGATTTGCTGGAGCAGCTGGCCGCGCAGGGTCTGGGCCAGGAGCTGATTCAGCGCAGCCAGACCCACCTGACGGGCGTGGTGAAAGTGACGCTGCGCCACGGCCGCACCACCTACAAAGTGGTGGAGCCCGTGGCCTGGGACTACCTCCAGCACACCGACGAGCTGCGCGACACCGTGACCGGCGCCCGCATGCTGGTGTACGGCTCGGTGGCGGCCCGCAGCCTGGCCACCCGCGAAACGCTGTACCGCCTGCTGCAGGTGGCGCCCTACAAGGTGTTCGACGTGAACCTGCGCGCCCCGCACTACACCCGCTCGGTAGTGCAGTACCTGCTCCGCCAGGCCGATCTGGTGAAGCTCAACGAGCCAGAACTCACCGAAATAATGGGCTGGCTGGGCCAGCCCGCTACCCCGGCTACGGCGCTGCCGTGGCTGGCGGCGCACTTCGGGCTGCAGGCCGTGTGCCTCACCCGGGGCGCGGCCGGCGCCGCCCTCTGGCACGGCGGCCACTTGGTGGAGCAGCCTGGCTTTGCGGTGGCTGTGCAGGACACGCTGGGCAGCAGCGACGCCTTCCTAGCCGCGCTGCTGGCCGACTGGCCCACGGCCTCTCCTGCCGCCAGTTTGCGGCGGGCCTGCGCGGCGGCCGCGCTGGTGGCCACGCACCGCGGCGCCGCGCCGCTTTCGGAAACCGCCATTCTGGACCTTACCGGCTAA
- a CDS encoding RagB/SusD family nutrient uptake outer membrane protein, producing the protein MKKILYPILAALLVTTSCDILDKEPLPSITPVNFFQNADDAEAGISAAYDALQQEGNYGLDLIAMGEMPTDNASSTNGDVTDLDRFTWRPTTKQVRTIYTAAYIGINRANAVLKYVPTITMPEARRNQILGEARFLRALHYFNLVRLYGGVPLRLEPTETGDPAVLNLSRASADQIYAQIVDDLTQAAQLAPVGDATSRTRATRGSVNGLLARVQLTQRNWAAAGTAAAQVVASGFYTLEATPKGLYPANNRRESVFEVQFAGADDGGNIFPDVALPAPPATFSFPKFNIPTPELLGGGPNGADTTTYAPNNPQQRRTDLRWAYLGNVTGGRDHVSYVDGGPGTGNDDGAFVYKWPGNPNSFNSPDNTYVIRYADVLLMQAEAANEQGQTAAALPPLNQVRTRAGLAALTAASPEAASQATLRNEIDRQRRLELAFEGERWFDLLRYTRHEAAQAGVNHPKDALDAIQEKLTRRDVNYLLLPIPQQETNTNPNVTQNPGY; encoded by the coding sequence ATGAAAAAGATACTCTATCCCATTCTGGCGGCCCTGCTGGTTACGACCAGCTGCGACATTCTCGACAAGGAGCCGCTGCCCAGCATCACGCCCGTCAACTTTTTCCAGAACGCCGACGACGCCGAGGCCGGCATTTCGGCCGCCTACGACGCCCTGCAGCAGGAAGGCAACTACGGCCTGGATTTGATTGCCATGGGCGAAATGCCCACCGACAACGCCAGCAGCACCAACGGCGACGTGACCGACCTGGACCGCTTCACGTGGCGCCCCACCACCAAGCAGGTGCGCACCATCTACACGGCCGCCTACATCGGTATCAACCGGGCCAACGCCGTGCTGAAGTACGTGCCGACCATCACGATGCCGGAAGCCCGCCGCAACCAGATTCTGGGCGAGGCCCGCTTTCTGCGCGCCCTGCACTACTTCAACCTGGTGCGCCTCTACGGCGGCGTGCCGCTGCGCCTGGAGCCCACCGAAACCGGCGACCCGGCCGTGCTGAACCTAAGCCGCGCCAGCGCCGACCAGATCTACGCCCAGATTGTGGACGACCTCACGCAGGCCGCCCAGCTGGCTCCGGTCGGCGACGCCACGAGCCGCACCCGGGCCACCCGCGGCTCGGTGAACGGCCTGCTGGCCCGCGTGCAGCTCACGCAGCGCAACTGGGCCGCGGCCGGCACCGCCGCCGCTCAGGTGGTAGCCAGCGGCTTTTACACTCTTGAGGCCACCCCAAAAGGCCTATACCCCGCCAACAACCGCCGCGAGTCGGTGTTTGAGGTGCAGTTTGCGGGCGCTGACGATGGCGGCAACATCTTCCCCGACGTGGCTTTGCCCGCGCCGCCTGCTACCTTCTCGTTTCCGAAGTTCAACATCCCCACGCCCGAGCTGCTGGGTGGCGGCCCCAACGGCGCCGACACCACCACCTACGCTCCTAACAATCCGCAGCAGCGCCGCACCGACCTGCGCTGGGCCTACCTCGGCAACGTGACGGGCGGCCGCGACCATGTGAGCTACGTGGACGGCGGCCCCGGCACCGGCAACGACGACGGCGCTTTCGTGTACAAGTGGCCCGGCAACCCCAACAGCTTCAACTCACCCGACAACACCTACGTCATCCGCTACGCCGATGTGCTGCTGATGCAGGCCGAAGCCGCCAACGAGCAGGGCCAGACGGCTGCTGCGCTGCCGCCCCTCAACCAGGTCCGGACCCGCGCCGGGCTGGCGGCCCTCACGGCCGCCTCGCCGGAAGCCGCCAGCCAGGCCACGCTGCGCAACGAAATCGACCGGCAGCGCCGTTTGGAGCTGGCCTTCGAGGGCGAGCGGTGGTTTGACCTGCTGCGCTACACTCGCCACGAAGCCGCGCAGGCCGGCGTCAACCACCCCAAGGATGCCCTCGACGCCATCCAGGAAAAGCTGACCCGCCGCGACGTGAACTACCTGTTGCTGCCCATTCCGCAGCAGGAAACCAACACCAACCCCAACGTAACCCAGAACCCGGGGTACTAA
- a CDS encoding SusC/RagA family TonB-linked outer membrane protein: MSFPLQSPQGNRPFRRLLLTPAVGSLLLTGLAAAQPGAALAYAPTLPAPTAGKDLTAAFNGPVSGRVVDAKGEALPGVTVVVEGTTLGSATDANGNYTIPNVPAGPHTLVISSIGFTTVRLPITVVDGQTTQVAAATLAENTQALNEVVVVGYGTQTRQELTTAVSSVGARQIERQTVAGFDQALQGQTPGVQVTSPSGAPGAGINVRIRGNSSVSLSNSPLYVIDGVPVLPTYNRELGGLSNQSPNPLNALNPSDIESIDVLKDGAAAAIYGVRASNGVVVITTKRGKAGKAQVGLSMYYGQQQLRKKLDVLNARQFAEYYNEALINGGRTAAYPDLNNLPANTDWQDEVYRTAAIQNYQLNVSGGSDKTRYYVSGGYFKQDGIFRNSGFDRFSFRINLDQEVSKRFRIGTNLNLSRTNNNGSVRSERGSGNGGTVLGTITQIPTLPVRNADGTYATNPFNSSFDNPVGNLLETRNKALIYQAIGNIYSELDILDNLQFRSSLGIDFRSQVENEYVTREYPGNRQTSTPDPATLGQARTGTDQQVIWLNENTLTYNLTLGEKSRLTLLAGQSVQASNRFTSNARATGFPSNAVPYLFAGTANRSVSSFESEWALLSAFGRAIYNYDDRYLATVSFRADGSSRFAKNKRFGYFPAVSAGWNISKESFFPQTDAISSLKLRASYGENGNQEIGDYVRFSTYGSGFGYQGNGSISGGIAPERIGNADVSWEVTKQTNLGLDLSLLEDRLTFNADLYRKRSTDLLFEVPLPLSTGAQTLNIIQNLGEVENKGLELGLNTVNVRAEDNGFAWSTNLNFTLNRGKVINIGTVRNEQGQESGRQIINDYNIVRNGSPLGTFYGLKADGIFQTDAEARAQNPNARAGDQRFVDLNGDGRINDQDRTVIGNANPNSIAGVTNTFSFKGLELSVFFQGSFGNDIYNENRRTTEGMSQALNQTTRVLNRWTPTNTNTDVPRAVFGDPAGNNQVSSRFIEDGSYVRLKNLTLAYGLPQSVLQKSGISGVRVYVTGQNLLTWTDYSGYDPEVSADPFSSTGFGRDLGVYPQARTYTVGLNATF, translated from the coding sequence ATGTCGTTCCCTTTACAATCTCCGCAGGGCAACCGGCCCTTCCGGCGCCTGCTGCTGACGCCGGCCGTGGGCAGCTTGCTGCTCACGGGCTTGGCCGCCGCCCAGCCGGGCGCGGCGCTGGCCTACGCTCCCACCCTACCGGCCCCTACGGCCGGCAAAGACCTGACTGCCGCCTTCAACGGTCCCGTTTCGGGGCGGGTGGTGGATGCCAAGGGCGAGGCTCTGCCCGGCGTGACGGTGGTGGTGGAAGGCACTACCCTGGGTAGCGCCACCGACGCCAACGGCAACTACACCATCCCGAACGTGCCGGCCGGCCCGCACACGCTGGTTATTTCCTCGATTGGCTTCACCACGGTGCGCCTGCCGATTACGGTGGTAGATGGCCAGACCACGCAGGTGGCCGCCGCCACCCTGGCCGAAAACACCCAGGCCCTCAACGAAGTGGTAGTGGTAGGCTACGGCACCCAGACCCGTCAGGAGTTGACCACGGCCGTTTCGTCGGTGGGGGCGCGGCAGATTGAGCGGCAGACGGTAGCCGGCTTCGACCAGGCGCTGCAGGGCCAGACGCCTGGTGTGCAGGTGACCTCGCCGAGCGGCGCGCCCGGCGCGGGCATCAACGTCCGGATTCGGGGCAACTCGTCGGTGAGCTTATCGAACAGCCCGCTGTATGTGATTGACGGCGTGCCGGTGCTGCCGACTTACAACCGGGAGCTGGGCGGCTTGAGCAACCAGTCGCCGAACCCGCTGAACGCCCTCAACCCCAGCGACATCGAAAGCATCGACGTGCTGAAGGATGGCGCGGCAGCCGCTATTTACGGCGTGCGCGCTTCCAACGGTGTGGTAGTTATCACGACCAAGCGTGGCAAGGCCGGCAAGGCGCAGGTGGGCCTCAGCATGTACTACGGCCAGCAGCAGCTGCGCAAAAAGCTGGACGTGCTCAACGCCCGCCAGTTTGCCGAATACTACAACGAGGCCCTAATCAACGGCGGCCGCACCGCCGCCTACCCCGACCTCAACAACCTGCCCGCCAACACTGACTGGCAGGACGAGGTGTACCGCACAGCCGCCATCCAGAACTACCAGCTCAACGTGAGCGGCGGCTCCGACAAAACCCGCTATTATGTGAGCGGCGGCTACTTCAAGCAGGACGGTATCTTCCGTAACTCCGGCTTCGACCGGTTTAGCTTCCGCATCAACCTGGATCAGGAAGTGAGCAAGCGGTTCCGTATAGGCACCAACCTTAATCTGAGCCGCACCAACAACAACGGCTCGGTGCGCTCGGAGCGCGGCTCCGGCAACGGCGGCACGGTGCTGGGCACCATCACCCAGATTCCGACGCTGCCCGTACGCAACGCCGACGGCACCTACGCCACCAACCCCTTCAACAGCAGCTTCGACAACCCCGTGGGCAACCTGCTGGAAACCCGCAACAAGGCCCTCATCTACCAGGCCATCGGCAACATCTACAGCGAGCTGGATATCCTCGATAACCTGCAGTTCCGCTCGTCGCTGGGCATTGATTTCCGCTCGCAGGTGGAGAATGAGTACGTGACCCGCGAGTACCCCGGCAACCGCCAGACCAGCACGCCCGACCCGGCTACGCTCGGCCAGGCCCGCACCGGCACCGACCAGCAGGTGATTTGGCTGAACGAAAACACGCTGACCTACAACCTCACGCTGGGCGAGAAAAGCCGCCTGACGCTGCTGGCCGGCCAGTCGGTGCAGGCGTCCAACCGGTTCACGTCCAATGCCCGCGCCACGGGCTTCCCGTCCAACGCCGTGCCCTACCTGTTTGCCGGCACCGCCAACCGCTCGGTGAGCAGCTTCGAGTCGGAGTGGGCGCTGCTGAGCGCGTTCGGGCGCGCCATCTACAACTACGACGACCGGTACCTGGCCACCGTGAGCTTCCGGGCTGACGGCTCCAGCCGCTTTGCCAAAAACAAACGCTTCGGCTACTTCCCGGCCGTCAGCGCGGGCTGGAACATCAGCAAGGAAAGCTTCTTCCCGCAGACCGACGCCATCAGCAGCCTGAAGCTGCGCGCGTCCTACGGTGAAAACGGCAACCAGGAAATCGGCGACTACGTGCGCTTCTCCACCTACGGCTCGGGCTTCGGCTACCAGGGCAACGGCAGCATTTCGGGCGGTATCGCGCCGGAGCGCATCGGCAACGCCGACGTGAGCTGGGAGGTAACCAAGCAAACCAACCTGGGCCTCGACCTGAGCTTGCTGGAAGACCGTCTGACCTTTAACGCCGACTTGTACCGCAAGCGCAGCACCGACCTGCTGTTTGAAGTGCCGCTGCCGCTGAGCACCGGCGCCCAGACGCTCAACATCATCCAGAACTTGGGCGAAGTGGAAAATAAGGGCCTGGAGCTGGGCTTGAACACGGTGAACGTGCGCGCCGAGGACAACGGCTTCGCCTGGAGCACCAACTTGAACTTCACGCTCAACCGCGGCAAGGTCATCAACATCGGAACCGTGCGCAACGAGCAGGGCCAGGAGAGCGGCCGCCAGATCATCAACGACTACAACATTGTGCGCAACGGCTCGCCGCTGGGCACTTTCTACGGCCTGAAAGCCGACGGCATCTTCCAGACTGACGCCGAGGCCCGCGCCCAAAACCCCAACGCCCGCGCTGGCGACCAGCGGTTTGTGGACCTGAACGGCGACGGCCGCATCAACGACCAGGACCGCACGGTGATTGGGAATGCCAACCCCAACTCCATTGCGGGCGTCACGAATACCTTCTCGTTTAAGGGCTTGGAGCTGAGCGTGTTCTTCCAGGGCTCATTCGGCAACGACATCTACAACGAAAACCGCCGCACCACTGAAGGCATGAGCCAGGCCCTTAACCAGACCACCCGCGTGCTGAACCGCTGGACTCCAACCAACACCAATACCGACGTGCCCCGCGCCGTGTTCGGCGACCCGGCCGGCAACAACCAGGTGTCCAGCCGCTTCATCGAGGACGGCTCGTATGTGCGCCTCAAGAACCTGACGCTGGCGTATGGCCTGCCGCAGAGCGTGCTACAGAAATCCGGCATCAGCGGTGTGCGCGTCTACGTGACGGGCCAGAACCTGCTCACCTGGACCGACTACTCCGGCTACGACCCCGAAGTAAGCGCCGACCCCTTCTCTAGCACTGGCTTCGGCCGCGACCTGGGCGTGTATCCGCAGGCCCGCACCTACACGGTAGGTCTGAACGCCACTTTCTAA